A segment of the Oscillatoria salina IIICB1 genome:
CTTGTTTAAGTTGTTCCACCCACGCTATGGGAGAAATGCCCTTACACATCCAACTAATCGGAAGCAAGGGTGAAGTAATTAACGAAGTGTGGCGACATTAACGATGATTTTAGTCATTGGCTATGGTAACGATTTACGCAGCGATGATGCTGTGGGAAGACGGGTAGCAGAAGTTGTTTCCCAATGGGATTTACCTGACGTTACCTCTATTTCGGTTCATCAACTGACCCCGGAACTGTCAGAAACCCTCTCTGGGGTAGAGATCGCAATTTTTGTCGATGCTTCTACCAATGGCTTAGAGGAAGTCACCGTTAACCCAATAACCCCCCTTGAGTCTGGCTTTAGCTTAACCCACGGTTGCGATCCGCGATCGCTGTTAACTCTTGCCCAAATTTTATATGGTAACTGTCCCCAAGCATGGTTAGTGCAGATTCCCGTCAGTGACTTGAGTATTGGGGAAAGCTTAAGCGCGATCGCGCAAACGGGAATCACCCAAGCCCTTGCAGAAATTCGTCGTTTAATTCCCGAAAACACCGCCGAAAATCTGTCAGTATTATAGCACAAAAACACTCTTTTTTCCCTTAATAATTACCGGAAATGCACGAAGTTAGTTTAATGGAAAATACCTTGGAGTTAGTTTTAAATTATGCTCAAAAAGAAGGGGCAAAAGAAATTCATTGGATTAAACTTAAAGTAGGGGCATTATCAGGGGTAATTCCCGAAGCCTTAGCCTTTGCTTTTGATGTTGTTATTCAAGGAACTATTGCTCAAAATGCCCACTTAGAAATTGAAACTGTTCCCGTCATTGTTCATTGTGAGAAATGTCAATTAGATTTTACTCCTTCTGACTTTATTTATGACTGTCCTCGCTGTCAACAATTGTGCTACGAAATTCGACAAGGAAAAGAACTAGAATTAGTATCAATGGAGATTGCTTAATGTCAAAATTAAGGAAATATTACTCAAAATACTCACCAAAAATTGAAACTGTTTCCGGAATTGAATCTTGTCAAAAATGTCAATTAAATTTTACTCACTCTGACTTACTTCATTTTTGACTGTCTTCGCGAAAATTCTCACCAAAAAAAGAACTAAAATTAGGATTATTGGAGATTGCTGACAATGTAACAAAATCAAGGAAATATTGCCCAAAATACTCACTGATAAATTGAAACTTTTCCCGGAATTGAATCTTGTCAAAAATGTCAATTAATTTTACTCCTTCTGACTTACTTCATTTTTGACTGTCTTCGCGAAAATTCTCACCAAAAAAAGAACTAAAATTAGGATTATTGGAGATTGCTGACAATGTAACAAAATCAAGGAAATATTGCCCAAAATACTCACTGATAAATTGAAACTTTTCCCGGAATTGAATCTTGTCAAAAATGTCAATTAAATTTTACTCACTCTGACTGTAGTTATGACTTTTTTCGCGGAAAATTAACAAGAAAAAGAACTAAACTTAGTATTAATGGAGATTGCTGACAATGTAACAAAATCAAGGAAATATTGCCCAAAATACTCACTGATAAATTGAAACTGTTTCCGGAATTGAATCTTGTCAAAAATGTCAATTAAATTTTACTCCTTCTGACTTACTTCATTTTTGACTGTCTTCGCGAAAATTCTCACCAAAAAAAGAACTAAAATTAATATCAATGGAGATTGCTGACAATGTAACAAAATCAAGGAAATATTGCCCAAAATACTCACTGATAAATTGAAACTGTTTCCGGAATTGAATCTTGTCAAAAATGTCAATTAAATTTTACTCACTCTGACTGTAGTTATGACTTTTTTCGCGAAAAATCAACAAGAAAAAGAACTAAACTTAGTATTAATGGAGATTGCTGACAATGTATCAAAATCAAGAAAATATTGCTCAAAATGCTCGCTGAAAACTTGAAACTGTTTCCGTCATCAAACCCGATCGGAAATGTTAATTAAATTTCACTGTTTCTGACTTAATTTCTGACTATCCTCGCCGAAATATCTACCAGAAAAATAACGAAAATCATGGTTATTGGAGATTGCTCAAAATGTATCAAAATCAAGAAAATATTGCTCAAAATGCTCGCTGAAAACTTGAAACTGTTTCCGGAATTGAAGCTTGTCAAAAATGTCAATTAAATTTCACTCACTCTGACTGTAGTTATGACTTTTTTCGCGGAAAATTAACAAGAAAAGAACTAAACTTAGTATTAATGGAGATTGCTCAAAATGTATCAAAATCAAGAAAATATTGCTCAAAATGCTCGCTGAAAACTTGAAACTGTTTCCGTCATCAAACCCAGTCGAAAATGTTAATTGAAGTTCACTGTTTCTGACTTAATTTCTGACTATCTTCGCGGAAATACCCACCAGGAAAATAACAAACGTTAGTATTATTGGAGATTACTTAAAATGTGTCAAGATTGTGGTTGCAATAATGTAAATAAAGTAGAAATTGATGGTGTAACTTACCATAACCACAGCCATCATTCCCATCCTCATACTCATCCTCATAAACATTCCCATCATTCTCCTAGAGAGGTAACAATTACTCGCGGAATTCTCTCCAAAAACGATCGTTTAGCAGCACAAAATCGCGATCATTTTCAGTCCCAAAGTATCTATACCCTTAACCTTTTATCTTCTCCCGGTTCC
Coding sequences within it:
- a CDS encoding hydrogenase maturation protease, translated to MATLTMILVIGYGNDLRSDDAVGRRVAEVVSQWDLPDVTSISVHQLTPELSETLSGVEIAIFVDASTNGLEEVTVNPITPLESGFSLTHGCDPRSLLTLAQILYGNCPQAWLVQIPVSDLSIGESLSAIAQTGITQALAEIRRLIPENTAENLSVL
- the hypA gene encoding hydrogenase maturation nickel metallochaperone HypA, translating into MHEVSLMENTLELVLNYAQKEGAKEIHWIKLKVGALSGVIPEALAFAFDVVIQGTIAQNAHLEIETVPVIVHCEKCQLDFTPSDFIYDCPRCQQLCYEIRQGKELELVSMEIA